TCGATTTCGAGGCAAGAGATTGTGTCACATAACACGTGCCTCTACTGTTTACTGCTTACATCTTACAGTAAGACATTCAGATAAGTGGATTGACGCTCGGCAGTAGTTCAGATGAATAGGAGCTCGGTAGAAGTTCAGACGACCAGACACTACTAAAATTTCCTTCGTATATGTAAATGGAGTTCGTATAAACGGAGTTCCACTGTATGCATATAACGcgtacaaatataaaaaatatgcaaaatattccTCTTCCCTTCCGAGTCAAAATATCTTATgtaacgttttttttttcttcatttttccagATACAGGGTGTACCAAGGATCATGCTAAAAATCGAAAGGGAATGATTCCGCATGCGAAAGTAAGTGGAAAATGTAGAATGGCAATTTTTAATATAAGCCTTTATATTAAAGAAGGTCGACTGTGAATTTCCATCGAGTATGTATTCTGCCCAACAGATTGGCAGAAGAAGTTCGTTCAACCGACTCTCGTTATCTCGTTACGCATACTTGACGAAACCACATAGTTGATTTCTTCGAAAAAACGAAGccttatataaaaatttgtcaCTCCACACTGTCGACTTCCTTTACATGGGGAATTACCCCCTTTTTGCGTATACTATCGAACAGTACATAAATGCAAAGAAAACCAGTCCAACCGACTCTCGTTATCTCTCGAGTGCACGCATACTTGACGAAACCTCATAGTTAATTTTGTCGAAGACGGAGTCTTATATCAAAGATTATCACGCCACGTATCTCTCCTACAGTGAATCCCCGCCCTTCTTCGCCTTCCATCATGATTTTTGGTATATCCTGTATATtgcaatatttgaaattctctgtattttctctcttttaaaTAGAGTTATATTGTACAAGCTGTTAcgactaaatattttatactatatatttttataatggctgaatatcttttaaattatatgtttccgtAGATCCCATCTTTCACAGATATGCATGAACGTCTTTGGTATAATGATGGGGAAAATCCAAGGCATCTTCACCGTTACAAGATTTTAGCGATCCTTGTTCCTCCTCCACAAGATGAGTAAGAGGTAGATGTTGACTTTGTAGCCATTCTAAACCTTGACAATAAAAATCATTACCCCTTCCATACGTTTTCACTACACGCGCCAGCAATGTATCATcatagaaacaaaaaaaaaacaagagaaGAAATTCAACGAAATATGTACAGATACATTGTTTTTATAATTCAATAGAAACTTATTGTTAGTTTATTTATAGTAGGGATTAATGATTGTTGTAATTAAAAAAGTCAATATTCATtaactgtatataatataagtaGATTACGGATTTTTgggtattataaatttttatcataaatttaaGATGCTTAGAATGCGCATAATATGCAGAACTATAAAAAGATATTCGAAGTAGAATATTTACTAAATGAAATAatctaaattatttcttatttatattcaGAGGCAAAacaaattgcataaaaatatgTAGTCTAATTATAAGGAAAACTAAATTATACTGTATTTTGGAAATTTTGTCAaagattttatcgtatttgatTGAAACCTGCGTGTACATTTACACGACGTTCCATCGCTATGGATAACGTGGAATAACTGAATTAAGAATTAGATTGTATTTTGGAAATTTTACCAaagattttatcgtatttgatTGAAACCTGCGTGTGCATCTACACGACGTTCCATCGCTATGAATAGCGTGGAATAACTGAATtaagaattataatattttgcGTTTTTGGTATTTCCACGGCTATCGTGGACATTTTATTATACCCGGACGATAACTCTGACATTATTGATTGGAGGAGTTTATACACACACAAACAAAAATATTCGATCCAGTGCACTAGGAGATTTATATCATAGATTCTTTTTAACCTCTGACGTATTCATGCGCATTTCCATCTTTTCGGCTTATCATCGTATGGAGATTTACTTCTTTCGAGATAATTTCTTTATCAAGGCAGACATTACAAATTAATGCAATTTTATCGGCGCACACTGTGTGGTGGGAATCACTGAAAATATTGTTCGCTTTTACAGAGATATGAATAAAATATGAGTACAAAAATAGCAATATCGTTTTCCACTTAATTTAACGTATTAAtttcttcatatttattatgAGCTTTTAAATCTGAGATTTTTTCTGTAGTTTTGCTTCTTTTCCGTATCGAATATTGAAAAAAGGTAAAGGCGAAAAATTGTGCAAACTGTAGTGTATGATGTCATCACGAAGCCGCAACATTACCACGTTAGAGACAAATATTCACATTCCGttacatatacacacacatatatatatatacatggatGTGTAGATGAAAAATGGTAATTGTTCGGATATAACAAAAGCCTTGTAATTTTAAGTATCGTGTGAATCAGAAGTCGAATGTGTTACCAATCCTGTAACATTCCGCAGTTTTGGCGTCATCTAACTTTCTATATTGTACAAGAATCCTCACTATGTCTTCTTATATATTCAGataatctttttatttcaaacattatataaataaattgggAAATATGCTCGAAACAAAAGGATATTAATTCCTTGATTTATATCAAATTCTCTTAAGCTTAGCTAAACAATTTTAAAGTTGAAAAATTACTAATAGCCTTAACtcgatatgaaaatatttcagaagcaaTATCGTTTACGTGGAGAATAACGGAAAACGATTAATTATGTAAAATTACGTCAAACCTAAGTAGAAAattttgaaacataaaaaaaGCTTCTGATGTTTCcttcgaaattatttatttatcaaagCAAGTCCTCAATTTCGTCTACTCATAATTTGAGGTCAAGATATTTTCGGCAAATTCGCTTGTTGGTTCCGTATGCGTGTCAAGGAAGATTTCACGAGAATCCAGCTCATCGTCGAAAGTAGAAATTAGTCCTGTTAGGAAAGGCAGGCATCGACGATGATATCGTCCGAAATTTCCCGGACGTCAATTTCGTATCTTATAGGATGCGTACACGCATCAGAGGGACTGGGTCCGAGAAATTACGACGGTTTCCCATGGATGCGTATGACTCGACTGGTTCCGTGGTGGGGAATCCGGTATCTGCGGATTTATATACAAGAGACTCCATCGAGTTGAATAGATTAGTTTCAACGGAGAAACCGAACGGTTAGTTTGCCGATCTCAGAGAAATATCCATACGTACTTACAAGAGTgacttattaaaatatttacttaaaaCATCATGGTAAGTAAAATACACTTTACAAAATTGGACTGATAAAAATAACAACATTAATAGAAGCATCGATTCAAATATTACTTTCAATTTTTACGTTTgccaattcttttttttttttttggttttttttaatattctttttgaAATTTATCGTTACAGATAAAATACGTAGTAATCTTGTTCGCCACCTTTATTTTGGTCCAATCGCAGAGGCCAACTTATGCTGGAAGTAGCAAGCCATATCCTGGTGTCCTTCCACAGTATCTGGATGAACAAGCAGCAGTAGCTAGTGCTACTACTGGAACCGTGGGAAGTCGAATCGATATAAACAATACCAATAGGCCAGCAGTAGCAGTAGGAGCTGTAGCATCTAATACTCCTATCACAACATCAACGATTCCTCCAGATTTGCCAGTAGACGCTATGGGAGACGTTGCCTTAGTAAATCGAATCAAAACCTGGCCGAGAGATAAACAACCATTTTGGTTTATAAATTGGCAACAAATTCAAGAACACCGCGGTGACTCAAAAAATAGAGCTCAACCAGTTGAGACGCAACCGAATCAGAGACCGTTTTTCGCGGGttaaatatttcgaatttcGTTGCTTCGTATTTAATTTCAGACGACGTACATTGCCGTCGTTATTTTGCTAgtcaaattaaatcttttgtACGACTTGATCTTGATACAGTTACTTTATCGACACAGGATTAAATATCCAATGAATTTTAATAGTCGAAGTAAAAATACACTTCGAATCAGTATCAATGTCTCTGTATATCATTATTTCATATAAGGAGAGAAAAGGGAGCGTTTGTAATATCGTTTTTAAGCTGTGTGTCTTTTACGAAGGAATAAAAAGATAGTAATTAAACGTGGTAAATTCTAGTGTACTTGAAAAACTTTAAATTTCCAATCCACCTGCTGAGCAAGCCAGAATCGCCAATAAGGTACCGCGACGAGACGAGATAGGACAGAAATCCAAAGATCTGATTGGTCCGAACGAGTTGCGCACGAGTAGCTGACTATTCGTCGGTGACGTCATATTAGTTCGTCCAATGCAAGCGCTCGGATCTCACAGTAATAACCTTACGTGCGTGCGGTACGCCGAAGCGTGTTACTCGTATTCGGGCGTACAAACGCGAGAGAAGTGATAGAGTATATCGCTCCGTGAAAGATGTTAGCCGACAGGGTCTTGCCAGACAAAATTTTCAAAGTTCAGTAGGTTATTTTTCTCGTATGTGAGAACGCGTATACTCTATGAGCAAATGTATTCAAAGTATTATCGCGTTAAGAAAGAGACAGATCGTACGCGACCCGCGGCACCTGACAGTCCACGCGGCCCGGCCCCAAAACACTTTCGCCTCGCTATATACACGAGAAATCGCATCGTGTTTCATTCACAACGCGAGCGCCACTGGCAATGTCGGGAAGTGACAGCCCAACATTCTTTCACGGCCAGCCCTGGTCCAGCTGGATCGAAAAAATCGGACGAGACAAACCGTTGAGTAAGTGCGCTGAATCTCATCGAAAATGTTCGTTCGTTTGCTCTCGTTTGGTTTAAAACCGCGACAACGGAGAGCGTCTAGCTCGTGTACCTAACCTCAACTTCGATGCTCCTTTGTCTGTCGACTTGACGCAGGGCATCGTTAGGGCCCGCATTGACACGCATTTATTTAAAACGGTTGTCAACAATTGTCCAGCGCTAATCACGGTTGACATTTTCATAGATGATCGCGCGTATTTTATTGGCTCTTTCCACTGACAATTATGTAATTCGTGGCGAAACCCGTTTGTGAAAATGATGGAGCGTCGAAACGTTAAATTAGAGCATATAGAAATAATACATTGGCATGAATCACTGAATTTCGTGAAACGATCTCGACCGAACCCGCGCTATTTGATGGACTTTTTCTCGAACGAATATATGTACacttgtatttttattatatttgtgcTCTGTTCTCTCTTATAAGACTTTTTTGTTACAAGAATTATGCATGTAAGaaatataaacataataaaagttgTTTACCCAGAAGTTTGTGTTTTTATTTCACATTACTGCTTGGAATCTGATgggaatgaaagaaaaatgatCTTTTAAGGACAAAATTCAATAGATACAAAGCTAACAATATCttatgattttttaaatcttttttaaCAGGGTAAATACAATTATAATACGATGAACGTGAACTTTACATTTAAGCATAATATTAATCATGGTATATAAtccttttaataatttcttcttcaaatatttaatttgaagATATACGTTTATAATACACGTTTTTATGTGTTGCATATAAGTTAATGATTTGCTATTGAAGTGTCCTTATAATACGCATTGTTTACTTTGTCATATTATCCATAAGAAAATTTGACTTGTTACAGGCGATGAAGAACCGGATGCTCAACTTACTAGTTCTGTTACGAGGCTTTCAGCTGAGGGTAAGTTTAACGTAGTAGAGATACAATCTTGTTTAGAGATTGAAATTGTAACTGTTTTCTAACAAGACAATTTTTGTTTCAGACATTGATTTATATGGATTTTGTCCTGAAAGGGATGCTTTTTACACGGTAGTATGTGAAACCTGTCATGCAATAGTCAAACCACAGGCTCTCATTCAACATATGGGTATGTCGTTTTATACTTCCCTCCTTTCTGCTCAAATATTAGTATTACGTTTAATTCTATATCAAGTAAAATTTATTCTACTTATTTTGACGGAGCAATTGTAATTTTAAACATACAAGAAACATAAGTATTTCATAGATAACTTATTCTTTTCATACATAATATCTTTCTCATAAGTCATTTAAGCGAAACAGAAAAAAATACAAGTAACTAGACTCATATTAAAAcgttcttttaaaaaatatcgcTTATCCAAGAACTTTTTATCTACCTTGCATAAACCATACTACATAATACTGTTGATATTTTGTTACAGAAAGTCGCCATCCTTCTGGTACTGTCAATTTTCCACCTCCCTCCACTCCAGTTGTAAAAACTCCTCTGAAGACGCCCTATTGCAAGGTGTCGAAACTGAAAAAGACGCAGTCATCGCCTCAGATCTCAAATAGTGGGAGCAATAAGATCAATCACACGAACGTGAAACGGAGCACGGAACAGCCAAGCATCTCAACGAACTTGTCATCTTCATCGATACCGATCTCATCGTCGCCTCGATCGCCTCTTGAGTCGTTACCATCGTCTGTTCAAACATCGAACTCTGGATCAGGAACTGTAATTAGCTCGAGTCCTGTGAAAAGCCCTGGCACAGCGACCGGTCAACCTCGTCGGAAGAGACTCAAAACCGATCGATCGTTGCTCAAAGATCGAGAGTACGACCCAGATCGACATTGTGGAGTGTGGAACGAGGAAACAGGCAAGCCTTGCACCAGGTCGCTTACGTGCAAAGCGCATACGGTTTCGTTGCGGCGGACAGTCATCGGTCGCAGTAAAACTTTTGACAAACTCCTCGCGGAGCATCGTGCCTCGAAGGAAGTCCCGAACAGGCCGACAAAAGTGACTGTGACCGGTACGGTGACTGTGTCCTCTGGGACCTCGAACTTGAACCCCTTAACGCCCACCAACCCCGCCCTGACCATCGAAGCGGAAACCCCCAGCTCACCACCCGTTTTATCGCTGCCAGACACATATCCACTGCCAAAGGTAAGGGCCAACGTATCGCTATATTGTTTctctttgtattttttttttattctccgATCTCCCTTCTGTGATATGTCCTTAGTAAGAGTGTACAGTGTGATGATCCTTCGCGAGGCGAAATCCTATTGTTTCAttttatcattatattatattttttttttttgttctttatatatgttatatgaGTTAGTAATGCTGTATTGTCAATTCCACGCTGTAGATGTTTCTGGTGTTTCTGGGAATAGGATGTGATAGTTATTAGAAACATTTGAAGTAATTTTTGTTCTCCTAGTTTGGTTGACTGGAAATGAAAGTTGTGCCTCGTTGGATCGAAAGAAAATTCGCTCTTTGTTGTATGTTGAAAGATTGTTATTTTTGGATATACGTATTTTAGACGTCGGTACTTTGTCGCGCAATCGTTGATGTAATTTTGTTAGGTATGTTGTGTATCATGTATTGTTTTGAGGGGAAATTCGCTTCGATGAGTATTCTAAttagttttctttcttttctttcttttttttctttttgaaaatatatgttGGTAATATATTGGTAGTTTACTGTTTTTATATCTTGTTTTTGTGAAGTAATAGTTACGCATGATCTGGTAATATCGATATCTAATGTGTAGTCTGTACATCGAAACTTTCATTTCACGatattttatgataaaaatattggaaagcTATGCAAGTAGTGAAGTAATTTACCTCGTTTTTATTCTATTCAGATTCATTTCTGAATCcctttatttcaaatacttcTTTCATTTTCGGAGTAAAATTAATCACGAATTAAAGTTCGTTCACCCTAACTTTGGGGTAATTATTAGTGTGAGCATTAGCTGACGTTCAGAATTTTTAGAATATTCGCAAATTTTTGGTTTTCAGTGCTTCGAGTAAAAGAAAAACCTGTAAGTCGCAGTCCATGAACTTCAAACTTTCTTCGTTAAAAAGTCCGTAGCGTCTTTAAGAAATGTACGAATCTTCCTAGGGCCGTAACTATCGATCAATTATGGCCATTTGTTACGTTAGTTCAATTAAAAAACATGGTCGTGAGTTATATCGAATCAATCGCTTAGAAGTAGAGAACGAAtagaattaatagaaattagATTGGAATGAATAACAGGTGAAATAATACTACAGATTCATATTTGTAGATTCCCATCGAAATTTAGTCTTTCGAGTTTTAGAAGGCGTTAGGTATCAGGTATCAGTCGATACCCAAAGATCGTTCGCTTTCGTAGATCTCTTAAGACGCATTAGACGGAAGATAGCGAGGCtagaaaagataaaaagaataagaaaagaaggatttagaaaaagaaaaaaaccgaagaaagagaagtaataATATAGCTGACAAACATGGATCGATCGACGAGCCAGACGAGTCAGCTGCGAACAGTTGCCCGCCAGTAGGGTGTCGGTTGATACCTGTTTTCTGTTTTTGTTATTGCAGGCTGTTGATTTGCTTTATCGGTGTCTGGCCCCGCATGGCTCCACTAAACCTGTAAGGCATGGTTTCTTTTGGGCACTTAAACGCCAACACCTCGTATGGGCCCTACGATTCTTATTGCGAGTCGCCAACGCTTCTCTTTTTTAGACCAAGCTCGAAGAGGACTTCGTCAACGAGGAGCTGAGGAGTCTGGAATCGTCGCTAGTGAACTCGACCGGTTCGACGCAATCGAGCTCGATGATGGCGCCGATATCCGTGGTGTTGCCATCGCTGTCACCGTTACCGGCTAATAACGAGGAATCGACGTCATCGGTCGCCACGCTGATACCGAGCACAGCATCCCCAGCTATACCGGTGCCAGCATCACTGCCAGCCACGTGTACGCAACCGCCGTTGGTCACGACGGTTCTCGAGGCTGAAACACCTATGGACATCGATCCAGAAGCGGCAATGACCATCTATTCCCCTGTATACCAAGATAAATCCAAATTGCTGGTCGAAATACCACGTTCAAACAATATCGTCCACTCCCCTATATCATCTATGCCCAGTCTGTTATTCGAATCTATGGATCAACTCGAACAGCTCGAACAGTTGGAACAGCAACACGCGACTCAGATCAATGGAAAGAGACTGAATCACACGACTCATTCGAGTCCTGTTACGCAATTACAGTCAAAGAGGACCAAACACGAGTACCATCAACAGGACCTGTCCACGGCGATACAGGTTGAGGCTACGACCACGTCCTCGCCTTATCCTCATTTCGGGGATATATCTTGGTCGAACTGTCACCCGGAGCCACTGGCTGTAAGTCGGTGGCTTCGTATTTCGTCCAGCCGTAAGCAGTACAACTTTAATATTCACTGACATAAGACCCCACCCACTCCAGGCTGAGGACCGTACGCCATGGGCGTTTGTCTACCTCCTCTTTTTTTCGAGATCCTTTTTTTCATGGTCGTcctcgtcgccgtcgtcgttgaTGGTCTAAGTCTGAAGCCTGTCGAGAAGGGGACAAGTCTTGATGTGCggtgaacttcgatgtgttgaGCATGCGCACGACGGAAAGAAAGACACGTGAGCAATTAATTGGTTATACGTGGAATCGACATGATAACGATATATGTGTTTTTGCATGCTTC
The Bombus vancouverensis nearcticus chromosome 6, iyBomVanc1_principal, whole genome shotgun sequence DNA segment above includes these coding regions:
- the LOC117157638 gene encoding uncharacterized protein LOC117157638 — protein: MIKYVVILFATFILVQSQRPTYAGSSKPYPGVLPQYLDEQAAVASATTGTVGSRIDINNTNRPAVAVGAVASNTPITTSTIPPDLPVDAMGDVALVNRIKTWPRDKQPFWFINWQQIQEHRGDSKNRAQPVETQPNQRPFFAG
- the LOC117157636 gene encoding uncharacterized protein LOC117157636 isoform X2, which gives rise to MSGSDSPTFFHGQPWSSWIEKIGRDKPLSDEEPDAQLTSSVTRLSAEDIDLYGFCPERDAFYTVVCETCHAIVKPQALIQHMESRHPSGTVNFPPPSTPVVKTPLKTPYCKVSKLKKTQSSPQISNSGSNKINHTNVKRSTEQPSISTNLSSSSIPISSSPRSPLESLPSSVQTSNSGSGTVISSSPVKSPGTATGQPRRKRLKTDRSLLKDREYDPDRHCGVWNEETGKPCTRSLTCKAHTVSLRRTVIGRSKTFDKLLAEHRASKEVPNRPTKVTVTGTVTVSSGTSNLNPLTPTNPALTIEAETPSSPPVLSLPDTYPLPKAVDLLYRCLAPHGSTKPTKLEEDFVNEELRSLESSLVNSTGSTQSSSMMAPISVVLPSLSPLPANNEESTSSVATLIPSTASPAIPVPASLPATCTQPPLVTTVLEAETPMDIDPEAAMTIYSPVYQDKSKLLVEIPRSNNIVHSPISSMPSLLFESMDQLEQLEQLEQQHATQINGKRLNHTTHSSPVTQLQSKRTKHEYHQQDLSTAIQVEATTTSSPYPHFGDISWSNCHPEPLAVSRWLRISSSRKQYNFNIH
- the LOC117157636 gene encoding uncharacterized protein LOC117157636 isoform X1, which translates into the protein MESRHPSGTVNFPPPSTPVVKTPLKTPYCKVSKLKKTQSSPQISNSGSNKINHTNVKRSTEQPSISTNLSSSSIPISSSPRSPLESLPSSVQTSNSGSGTVISSSPVKSPGTATGQPRRKRLKTDRSLLKDREYDPDRHCGVWNEETGKPCTRSLTCKAHTVSLRRTVIGRSKTFDKLLAEHRASKEVPNRPTKVTVTGTVTVSSGTSNLNPLTPTNPALTIEAETPSSPPVLSLPDTYPLPKTKLEEDFVNEELRSLESSLVNSTGSTQSSSMMAPISVVLPSLSPLPANNEESTSSVATLIPSTASPAIPVPASLPATCTQPPLVTTVLEAETPMDIDPEAAMTIYSPVYQDKSKLLVEIPRSNNIVHSPISSMPSLLFESMDQLEQLEQLEQQHATQINGKRLNHTTHSSPVTQLQSKRTKHEYHQQDLSTAIQVEATTTSSPYPHFGDISWSNCHPEPLAVSRWLRISSSRKQYNFNIH